A region from the Mycolicibacterium phlei genome encodes:
- a CDS encoding DUF732 domain-containing protein, translating into MNTNRLVAAVLLVAAAGMGLAAPAVAQTAEQIDQAFLTALRERGVPVRDDAKALDLAHQTCALLESGGTTDAALQMIQKAQKKWSQDDVVNFGGLAVYAYCRQYLPN; encoded by the coding sequence ATGAACACGAATCGTCTCGTGGCAGCGGTGCTGCTCGTCGCCGCAGCAGGCATGGGTCTCGCCGCTCCGGCCGTCGCACAGACCGCCGAGCAAATCGACCAGGCGTTCCTGACCGCGCTGCGGGAGCGGGGTGTGCCGGTCAGGGACGACGCCAAGGCGCTCGACCTGGCGCACCAGACGTGCGCGCTGCTCGAGAGCGGCGGCACCACCGACGCCGCGCTGCAGATGATCCAGAAGGCACAGAAGAAGTGGTCGCAGGACGACGTCGTGAACTTCGGCGGCCTGGCCGTGTACGCCTACTGCCGGCAGTACCTACCGAATTGA
- a CDS encoding M15 family metallopeptidase, translated as MRRTLLVLGVILLAAPSPAAAAQTDLVDVRSVVPDAILDLRYATTNNFVGEAMYPPDARCLVAASMAPRLAAAAEALRRTGDTLVFWDCYRPHAVQERMYEVVSEPGWVAKPGPYAKSHEAGLSVDVTLARDGELVDMGTDFDEFTPRANAYATTGVSAEAQANRTRLREAMAAGGLSVYKGEWWHFDAPGAYEPHPILDAPVN; from the coding sequence ATGCGCAGAACGCTGCTGGTCCTGGGCGTGATCCTGCTCGCGGCGCCGTCCCCGGCGGCGGCCGCGCAGACCGATCTGGTCGACGTGCGCAGCGTCGTGCCCGACGCGATCCTCGACCTGCGCTACGCGACCACGAACAACTTCGTCGGCGAGGCGATGTACCCGCCCGACGCCCGCTGCCTGGTCGCCGCCTCGATGGCGCCCCGACTGGCCGCGGCCGCCGAAGCGCTCCGCCGCACCGGCGACACCCTGGTGTTCTGGGACTGCTACCGCCCGCACGCCGTGCAGGAACGCATGTACGAGGTGGTCTCCGAACCGGGCTGGGTGGCCAAGCCGGGCCCCTACGCCAAGAGCCACGAGGCCGGCCTGTCCGTCGACGTGACCCTGGCCCGCGACGGCGAACTGGTGGACATGGGCACCGATTTCGACGAGTTCACCCCGCGCGCCAACGCCTACGCCACCACGGGCGTCAGCGCCGAGGCGCAGGCCAACCGCACCCGGCTCCGCGAGGCGATGGCCGCAGGCGGGCTCAGTGTCTACAAGGGGGAGTGGTGGCATTTCGACGCGCCGGGTGCGTACGAGCCGCACCCGATCCTCGACGCGCCGGTGAACTGA
- a CDS encoding NAD-dependent epimerase/dehydratase family protein: MLIAVTGGTGYVGAHIVRALLSDGHRVRLLVGPDARGAEVLDRLADLGEVETLEGDIRDHTTIDALLDGCEAVLHGAGVVGTDKRRTQLMWEINAYATEAVLTRAVAAGLDPVVSVSSYSALFPPPNGVIGPDTPPAPGRSPYAKTKAYADRVARRLQSEGAPVVVTYPSSIVGPAFHTAPGVTERGWAPLVKMGVAPRLRGGMQMIDVRDVADVHAALMAPGRGPKRYVCGGVLLKFDEMIDALERGTDRRFRRIPISPGVFRALSRVAEAASGVIDLGDGLTYEAALLLTAATPTDDSQTLADLGLTWRSPVDAIIASFQTAQPQS, encoded by the coding sequence ATGCTGATCGCCGTCACCGGCGGCACCGGATACGTCGGTGCCCACATCGTCCGTGCGCTGCTCTCCGACGGGCACCGGGTCCGCCTGCTGGTCGGGCCCGACGCCCGCGGCGCCGAGGTGCTCGACCGGCTCGCCGACCTCGGCGAGGTCGAGACCCTCGAGGGCGACATCCGCGACCACACCACCATCGACGCGCTGCTCGACGGCTGCGAGGCGGTGCTGCACGGCGCCGGGGTGGTCGGCACCGACAAGCGCCGCACCCAGCTGATGTGGGAGATCAACGCGTACGCCACCGAGGCGGTGCTGACCCGCGCGGTGGCGGCCGGGCTCGACCCCGTCGTCTCGGTCAGCAGCTACTCGGCGCTGTTCCCGCCGCCGAACGGCGTCATCGGCCCGGACACCCCGCCGGCCCCCGGCCGCAGCCCCTACGCGAAGACCAAGGCGTACGCCGACCGGGTGGCACGCCGGCTGCAGAGCGAGGGCGCCCCGGTGGTGGTCACCTATCCGTCGAGCATCGTCGGGCCCGCGTTCCACACCGCACCCGGCGTCACCGAGCGCGGCTGGGCGCCGCTGGTGAAGATGGGTGTGGCGCCGCGGCTGCGCGGCGGGATGCAGATGATCGACGTGCGCGACGTCGCCGACGTGCACGCCGCGCTGATGGCGCCCGGCCGGGGACCGAAGCGGTACGTGTGCGGCGGGGTGCTGCTGAAGTTCGACGAGATGATCGACGCGCTGGAGCGCGGCACCGATCGCCGGTTCCGCCGAATCCCGATCAGCCCCGGCGTGTTCCGCGCGCTGAGCCGGGTCGCCGAGGCCGCCTCGGGTGTGATCGACCTGGGCGACGGGCTGACCTATGAGGCGGCGCTGCTGCTCACCGCCGCCACCCCCACCGACGATTCGCAGACCCTCGCCGACCTGGGCCTGACGTGGCGGTCCCCGGTGGATGCGATCATCGCCTCGTTCCAGACCGCGCAACCCCAGTCCTGA
- a CDS encoding spinster family MFS transporter: protein MTQDTAAAVRPTADGTHSARRAWVAVILLAIVGTLNYADRFLPAVLAEPIKNELSLSDTALGVINGFGFLAVYAVLGLLIARIADRGAFGLVVSACLTLWGAMTMLGGAVQSGFALALTRVGVAIGEAGSTPAAHAYVARNFAPQRRAAPLAVITLAIPLASAASLIGGGLLAQSLGWRTAFVVMGAISVAVAPLVLVVLGRRQSMPSAPVATAAGGAKAWDLLRKPSFVVIVFGAACISVAGYSLTAFAPAYLVRARGMELGDVGVQYGLASGLTGILGLLVVGRVADRLCARDPRWLLWLVAAMTAAMLPFSALAFVVGSTTLCIWFISLSYVVGTAYMAPSIAAIQRLARAEQRATASAIFLFFSAIVGSAGPFLTGLISDALTADLGPLSLGRALFIVPVFQIVAILCYLGASRRFTREIVDDSPAAHN, encoded by the coding sequence ATGACTCAAGACACGGCGGCCGCGGTGCGTCCCACGGCCGATGGCACCCACAGCGCCCGCCGCGCGTGGGTGGCCGTTATTTTGCTGGCGATCGTCGGCACGCTGAATTACGCCGACCGGTTCCTGCCCGCGGTGCTGGCCGAGCCGATCAAGAACGAGCTGTCGTTGTCCGACACCGCGCTCGGGGTGATCAACGGTTTCGGGTTCCTCGCGGTCTACGCGGTGCTGGGGCTGCTGATCGCCCGGATCGCCGATCGGGGCGCGTTCGGGCTGGTGGTGTCGGCGTGCCTGACGTTGTGGGGCGCGATGACGATGCTCGGCGGTGCGGTGCAGTCCGGTTTCGCGCTGGCGCTCACCCGCGTGGGCGTCGCGATCGGCGAGGCGGGCAGCACCCCGGCCGCGCACGCCTACGTGGCGCGCAACTTCGCACCGCAGCGGCGGGCCGCTCCGCTGGCGGTGATCACGCTGGCGATCCCGCTGGCCAGTGCGGCCAGCCTGATCGGCGGCGGGCTGCTGGCCCAATCCCTGGGCTGGCGAACGGCTTTCGTGGTGATGGGCGCGATCAGCGTGGCAGTGGCACCGCTGGTGCTGGTGGTGCTCGGCCGCAGACAGTCGATGCCGTCGGCGCCGGTGGCGACCGCGGCGGGTGGTGCCAAGGCCTGGGACCTGCTGCGCAAGCCGAGCTTCGTGGTCATCGTGTTCGGCGCGGCGTGCATCTCGGTGGCCGGTTACTCGCTGACCGCGTTCGCACCCGCGTACCTGGTGCGGGCGCGCGGGATGGAACTCGGCGACGTCGGCGTGCAGTACGGGCTGGCCAGCGGTCTGACCGGCATCCTGGGCCTGCTGGTGGTGGGGCGGGTGGCCGACCGGTTGTGCGCCCGCGACCCGCGGTGGCTGCTCTGGCTGGTGGCCGCGATGACGGCGGCGATGCTGCCGTTCTCGGCACTGGCGTTCGTGGTCGGAAGCACGACGCTGTGCATCTGGTTCATCTCATTGAGCTACGTCGTCGGCACCGCCTACATGGCGCCGTCGATCGCGGCGATCCAGCGCCTGGCCCGCGCCGAACAGCGCGCCACCGCGTCGGCGATCTTCCTGTTCTTCAGCGCGATCGTCGGGTCCGCGGGGCCGTTCCTGACCGGGCTGATCAGCGATGCGCTCACCGCCGACCTCGGCCCGCTGTCCCTCGGCCGTGCGCTGTTCATCGTCCCGGTCTTCCAGATCGTCGCGATCCTCTGCTACCTCGGGGCGAGCAGGCGGTTCACCCGCGAGATCGTCGACGACTCACCTGCCGCACATAACTGA
- a CDS encoding SRPBCC family protein, with product MELNNEFRVAVPAAKTWEVLTDVERVAPCLPGATLLSVDGDEFTGAVKVKVGPITVSYKGVAAFQEKDEAARRVVLRAEGKETRGNGNAAATVTAQLKDEGDATTVFINTDLTISGKAAQFGRGVLADVASNLIGQFAKSLEASVLGESAPAAAGSSSDTQAPQAPQADAAGGESIDMLKVVALPVAKRAAPVAAAVLGGLLVGFLLGRRRTKPPAAVLADDLQAVLARLLGS from the coding sequence ATGGAGCTGAACAACGAGTTTCGGGTTGCGGTACCCGCCGCCAAGACGTGGGAGGTGCTGACCGACGTCGAACGCGTCGCACCGTGCCTGCCCGGCGCCACCCTGCTGTCGGTCGACGGTGACGAGTTCACCGGCGCCGTCAAGGTCAAGGTCGGCCCGATCACGGTGTCCTACAAGGGTGTTGCGGCATTCCAGGAGAAGGACGAGGCCGCCCGGCGGGTGGTGCTGCGCGCCGAGGGCAAGGAGACCAGGGGCAACGGCAACGCCGCCGCGACCGTCACCGCGCAGCTCAAGGACGAGGGCGACGCCACCACGGTGTTCATCAACACCGACCTGACGATCTCGGGCAAGGCCGCACAGTTCGGCCGCGGGGTGCTCGCCGACGTGGCGTCCAACCTGATCGGGCAGTTCGCCAAGTCGCTGGAGGCCAGCGTGCTCGGCGAGAGCGCACCAGCGGCGGCGGGCTCATCCTCGGACACCCAGGCGCCCCAGGCACCCCAGGCCGACGCCGCGGGCGGCGAGTCGATCGACATGCTCAAGGTCGTCGCGCTGCCGGTGGCCAAGCGGGCCGCCCCGGTCGCCGCGGCGGTGCTGGGCGGGCTGCTGGTCGGGTTCCTGCTCGGCCGCCGCCGCACCAAGCCGCCCGCGGCGGTGCTGGCCGACGATCTGCAGGCCGTGCTGGCGCGGCTGCTGGGCTCATGA
- a CDS encoding FAD binding domain-containing protein, whose translation MKAAPFAYHRPDSVKEAVDMLAEFGDDAKILAGGQSLVPMLAMRLTHFDNLIDISRIEELRNIELVDGAVRIAAGTPHAYVGMDDEVAESVPLLTLATPLIGHFQIRNRGTLGGAIAHADPAAEYAAVALALDAQIDALSSTGSRQIAATDFFTGLWETALAPDEILTAVNFPVWGGRSGFAVEEFARRHGDFAIAGAAVAVQLDDDDRVTRCGIGLLGLGSTPLRGTPAEEAITGRPVDDITADEIGRLALSGLEDIPSDLQGSAAYRARVGAVMVARAWTTATTEARDA comes from the coding sequence ATGAAGGCCGCGCCGTTCGCCTACCACCGCCCCGACTCGGTGAAGGAGGCGGTGGACATGCTCGCCGAGTTCGGCGACGACGCGAAAATCCTTGCCGGCGGCCAGAGTCTGGTGCCGATGCTGGCGATGCGGCTGACGCACTTCGACAACCTCATCGACATCTCCCGCATCGAGGAGCTGCGCAACATCGAGCTCGTCGACGGTGCGGTCCGCATCGCGGCGGGCACCCCGCACGCCTACGTCGGCATGGATGACGAAGTGGCCGAATCGGTTCCGCTGCTGACGCTGGCGACCCCGCTGATCGGGCACTTCCAGATCCGCAACCGCGGCACGCTGGGCGGCGCGATCGCGCACGCGGACCCGGCCGCCGAGTACGCCGCGGTGGCGCTGGCACTGGACGCGCAGATCGACGCGCTGTCGTCGACGGGGTCGCGGCAGATCGCCGCCACGGACTTCTTCACCGGGCTGTGGGAGACCGCGCTGGCCCCCGACGAGATCCTGACCGCGGTGAACTTCCCGGTGTGGGGCGGCCGGTCCGGCTTCGCGGTCGAGGAGTTCGCGCGCAGGCACGGCGATTTCGCGATCGCCGGCGCCGCGGTCGCGGTACAGCTCGACGACGACGACCGGGTCACCCGGTGCGGGATCGGGCTGCTGGGCCTGGGTTCGACGCCGCTGCGCGGCACCCCGGCCGAGGAGGCGATCACCGGCCGCCCGGTCGACGACATCACCGCCGACGAGATCGGCAGGCTCGCCCTGTCCGGTCTCGAGGACATCCCGTCGGACCTGCAGGGCTCGGCGGCCTACCGCGCCAGGGTGGGGGCCGTGATGGTCGCCCGCGCCTGGACCACAGCCACCACGGAGGCACGCGATGCATGA
- a CDS encoding trimeric intracellular cation channel family protein produces the protein MLGPSPVWMVLDLLGVFAFALNGALTAVRAERLDIIGVVTLGMFTGLGGGTIRDVLLDALPPATFVDWRYLATAAAGGLIAFILTRRLDRLATAITVLDAIGLSVFAVLGAYKALELGFGPVQAVLVGAITAVGGGTIRDMMIGRIPTVLRSELYAIPALVGAAIVAVAEGFGYHGTLAAVAGALVCLVIRLVGVRFDLHAPRPPGV, from the coding sequence ATGCTCGGCCCGTCGCCCGTGTGGATGGTGCTGGACCTGCTGGGCGTCTTCGCGTTCGCGCTCAACGGTGCGCTGACCGCGGTGCGGGCCGAGCGGCTCGACATCATCGGGGTGGTCACGCTGGGCATGTTCACCGGCCTGGGCGGCGGCACCATCCGCGACGTCCTGCTCGACGCGCTGCCGCCTGCGACGTTCGTCGACTGGCGGTATCTGGCCACCGCGGCGGCCGGCGGGCTGATCGCGTTCATCCTCACCCGCCGGCTGGACCGGCTGGCCACCGCGATCACGGTGCTCGACGCGATCGGGCTGAGCGTGTTCGCGGTGCTGGGCGCCTACAAGGCCCTCGAGCTGGGCTTCGGCCCGGTGCAGGCCGTGCTCGTCGGTGCCATCACCGCGGTCGGCGGCGGCACCATCCGCGACATGATGATCGGGCGCATCCCGACGGTGCTGCGCAGCGAGCTCTACGCGATCCCGGCCCTGGTCGGCGCCGCGATCGTCGCGGTGGCCGAAGGATTCGGCTACCACGGCACGCTGGCCGCGGTGGCCGGGGCGCTGGTGTGCCTGGTGATCAGGCTGGTGGGCGTGCGGTTCGATCTGCACGCGCCCCGGCCGCCGGGGGTGTGA
- a CDS encoding NADP-dependent oxidoreductase yields MAELMNRQIVLRRRPTGLVAPDDTELICTPAPEPAEGEALVRTTYIGIDAAVRTWLNDQPGYLPPVQLGEVIRAAGIGEVVASRCDAYRVGDVVTTLTGFQEYVISRDDLFTTPVPGPDVDQLAVMSVYGPTGATAYFGMMGIGKPQPGETVVVSAAAGATGSVAGQIAKIAGARVVGIAGGPEKCRAVVEDFGFDACIDYRSEDLPSALRQHCPKGVDVYFDNVGGAILDAVLGRLAHKARVVLCGVISSYLTGEHPGPANYVNLLSKTALMQGFNALDEWGRFDEAFESLRRWVQEGRLVHRETIYDGIESCVDALNGLFTGANIGKMLVKVSEPSTAGG; encoded by the coding sequence GTGGCAGAGCTGATGAACCGCCAGATTGTGTTGCGCCGCAGGCCCACTGGGCTCGTCGCACCCGATGACACCGAGCTGATCTGCACCCCGGCCCCGGAACCCGCCGAGGGGGAGGCGCTGGTGCGCACCACCTACATCGGCATCGACGCCGCCGTGCGCACGTGGCTCAACGACCAGCCGGGATACCTGCCGCCGGTGCAACTGGGCGAGGTGATCCGCGCGGCGGGCATCGGCGAGGTGGTGGCCTCGCGCTGCGACGCCTATCGGGTCGGCGACGTCGTCACCACGCTCACCGGGTTCCAGGAGTACGTGATCAGCCGCGACGACCTGTTCACCACCCCGGTGCCGGGTCCCGACGTCGATCAGCTCGCGGTGATGTCGGTGTACGGGCCGACCGGCGCGACGGCCTACTTCGGGATGATGGGCATCGGCAAACCGCAGCCCGGGGAGACCGTCGTCGTCTCCGCCGCCGCGGGTGCCACCGGATCGGTGGCCGGCCAGATCGCCAAGATCGCCGGCGCCCGGGTGGTGGGCATCGCGGGCGGACCCGAGAAGTGCCGGGCGGTGGTGGAGGACTTCGGCTTCGACGCGTGCATCGACTACCGCTCCGAGGACCTGCCGTCGGCGCTGCGGCAGCACTGCCCCAAGGGGGTCGACGTGTACTTCGACAACGTCGGCGGCGCCATCCTCGACGCGGTGCTGGGCCGGCTCGCCCACAAGGCCCGGGTGGTGCTGTGCGGCGTCATCTCCAGCTACCTCACCGGCGAGCATCCCGGACCGGCCAACTACGTCAACCTGTTGTCGAAAACCGCGCTGATGCAAGGCTTCAACGCGCTCGACGAGTGGGGCCGCTTCGACGAGGCGTTCGAATCGCTGCGCCGGTGGGTGCAGGAGGGGCGGCTGGTGCACCGGGAGACGATCTACGACGGCATCGAGTCCTGCGTGGACGCGTTGAACGGCCTGTTCACCGGCGCCAACATCGGCAAGATGTTGGTCAAGGTCAGCGAGCCCTCGACCGCCGGTGGTTGA
- a CDS encoding (2Fe-2S)-binding protein: MHDTPVEITVNGRTFSAVVEPRLTLADFLREKCGLTGTHLGCEHGACGACTVLLNGDAVRACLIFAVQAEGMEVTTVEGIGGPDGQLSPVQAALRECHGLQCGFCTPGFVTSITALLRDNPQPTDEEIREGLSGNFCRCTGYQGIINAVHRAAEMS, translated from the coding sequence ATGCATGACACGCCGGTCGAGATCACGGTCAACGGGCGCACATTCAGCGCGGTCGTCGAACCGCGGCTGACGCTCGCCGACTTCCTTCGGGAGAAGTGCGGCCTGACCGGCACGCACCTCGGCTGCGAGCACGGCGCGTGCGGTGCGTGCACCGTGCTGCTCAACGGCGACGCCGTGCGCGCCTGCCTGATCTTCGCCGTGCAGGCCGAGGGCATGGAGGTGACCACCGTCGAGGGCATCGGCGGACCGGACGGGCAGCTGTCCCCGGTGCAGGCCGCGCTGCGGGAGTGCCACGGGCTGCAGTGCGGGTTCTGCACGCCCGGGTTCGTCACCTCGATCACCGCGCTGCTGCGTGACAACCCTCAGCCCACCGACGAGGAGATCCGCGAGGGGCTGTCCGGCAACTTCTGTCGCTGCACCGGCTACCAGGGCATCATCAACGCCGTCCATCGTGCCGCGGAGATGTCGTAG
- a CDS encoding XdhC family protein, whose amino-acid sequence MRDVLDELLAVWRAGGTAGVATVVRTIRSAPRQPGATMVVTPSGEVAGSVSGGCVEAAVYELATEVVASGRPELQRYGISDDDAFAVGLTCGGIIDIFAEPVSRQTFPQLQAVADDIAAHRPTAVATVIAHPDPQWVGRRLVLGPDTVDGSLGSARADAAVTDDARGLLAAGRTAVLTYGPDGQRQETGMEVFVASYAPPPRMIIFGAIDFASALARQGALLGYRVTVCDARPVFATPARFPAAEEVVVEWPHRYLAAQAEQGAVDGRTAICVLTHDPKFDVPVLEVALRLPDVGYIGVMGSRRTHDDRLQRLREAGVTDAELKALASPIGLDIGARTPEETAVSIAAEIIARRWGGSGRPLTETAGRIHHDR is encoded by the coding sequence GTGCGCGATGTGCTCGACGAACTGCTGGCCGTGTGGCGCGCGGGCGGCACGGCGGGTGTGGCCACCGTCGTGCGCACGATCCGCTCGGCCCCGCGCCAGCCCGGCGCGACGATGGTCGTCACCCCGTCCGGCGAGGTCGCCGGGTCGGTGTCGGGCGGCTGCGTGGAGGCCGCGGTCTACGAGCTGGCCACCGAGGTGGTGGCCTCCGGCCGGCCGGAGCTGCAGCGCTACGGGATCAGCGACGACGACGCGTTCGCCGTCGGGCTGACCTGTGGCGGCATCATCGACATCTTCGCCGAACCCGTGTCGCGGCAGACGTTTCCGCAACTGCAGGCCGTCGCCGACGACATCGCCGCACACCGCCCGACGGCGGTGGCGACGGTGATCGCGCACCCGGATCCGCAGTGGGTGGGGCGGCGGCTGGTGCTCGGGCCGGACACCGTCGACGGCTCGCTGGGTTCGGCGCGCGCCGACGCCGCGGTCACCGACGACGCCCGCGGCCTGCTGGCGGCCGGCCGCACGGCGGTGCTGACCTACGGGCCGGACGGCCAGCGCCAGGAGACCGGCATGGAGGTGTTCGTCGCCAGCTACGCGCCGCCGCCGCGGATGATCATCTTCGGCGCCATCGACTTCGCGTCCGCGCTGGCGCGGCAGGGCGCGCTACTGGGCTACCGCGTAACGGTGTGCGACGCCCGGCCGGTGTTCGCCACCCCGGCGCGCTTCCCGGCCGCCGAGGAGGTGGTCGTGGAGTGGCCGCACCGGTACCTGGCCGCGCAGGCCGAGCAGGGTGCCGTCGACGGACGCACCGCGATCTGCGTGCTCACCCACGACCCCAAGTTCGACGTGCCGGTGCTGGAGGTGGCGCTGCGGCTGCCCGACGTCGGCTACATCGGGGTGATGGGCTCGCGGCGCACCCACGACGACCGGCTGCAGCGGCTGCGGGAGGCCGGCGTGACCGACGCCGAACTCAAGGCGCTGGCCAGCCCTATCGGCCTGGACATCGGCGCGCGCACCCCCGAGGAGACCGCGGTGTCGATCGCCGCGGAGATCATCGCCCGCCGGTGGGGCGGCAGCGGCCGGCCGCTCACCGAGACGGCGGGCCGTATTCACCACGACCGCTAG
- a CDS encoding xanthine dehydrogenase family protein molybdopterin-binding subunit: MTSASAERVATRYAGTRVPRVEDNRLLTGHGTFVDDVVRPGMLHACFVRSPFAHATINGIDTSAALAMPGVHAVFTAEDLNPDVKEAWHAVAGKDVPDTPRPPLAEGRVKFVGDPVALVIADSRYVAEDAAEAVDVDYDPLPAVADFTKAIGGADAGAPVIHDAYPDNVAGGMGGAPPDEETFANAAHVAEADIYQQIYAPVPMECRGLVVEWTPATGEMTLWASTQAPHELGAFCARLLGIPAHNVRVITRDTGGGFGQKVVPMREDMCIMLAGRKVPAPLKWIEDRRENLMSAGQARHVDGKVRMALDEQGAIQAVDIDFTYDIGAYPTPYPVLTTAAVGMFFPGPYRVPKASFNYRTVFSNTAGLAAYRGPWQYETLAREVLLDIAARKMGIDPVELRRRNILRGDEMPYFNPNGMPYDHVAPADTFEQAVKILDHEGFRKEQAEALAEGRYIGLGFAAYIEPTGAATGHLAAEGATIRIEPTGKVNVYVNGGSAGNSIETTVVQLTADALGADIDDVATIQGDTAVTPYGAGTQGSRSGPMTAGAVAEAGAKLRKQIIAMAAPRLEVDESEVELEGSRAVVRGNPDRSVSFAELAYTAYYEPQQLPPGVPATLEATARFTSQAPIHWANATHACTCEVDIETGRVTLTRYIVSEDVGPMINPNVVEGQIAGGTVQGIGGALLEDMAYDNDGNPLSSTFVDYLLPTATEVPPIEYGHVEIPGPGVGGYKGVGEGGAIGSTPAVINAINDALAPLGVTITRLPASPAAIVEAIEQAQQ, encoded by the coding sequence GTGACTTCTGCTTCAGCGGAGAGGGTCGCGACCCGCTACGCGGGAACCCGCGTCCCGCGCGTCGAGGACAATCGGCTGCTCACGGGCCACGGCACCTTCGTCGACGACGTGGTGCGCCCCGGCATGCTGCACGCCTGCTTCGTGCGCAGCCCGTTCGCGCACGCCACGATCAACGGCATCGACACGTCGGCGGCGCTGGCCATGCCCGGCGTGCACGCGGTGTTCACCGCCGAGGACCTCAACCCCGACGTCAAAGAGGCCTGGCACGCCGTCGCGGGCAAGGACGTCCCCGACACCCCGCGCCCACCGCTGGCCGAGGGCCGGGTGAAGTTCGTCGGCGACCCGGTCGCACTCGTCATCGCCGACAGCCGCTACGTGGCCGAGGACGCCGCCGAGGCCGTCGACGTCGACTACGACCCGCTGCCCGCGGTCGCCGACTTCACCAAGGCGATCGGGGGCGCCGACGCCGGCGCGCCGGTCATCCACGACGCCTACCCCGACAACGTCGCGGGCGGGATGGGCGGTGCGCCGCCGGACGAGGAGACCTTCGCCAACGCCGCCCACGTCGCCGAGGCCGACATCTACCAGCAGATCTACGCGCCGGTGCCGATGGAGTGCCGCGGCCTGGTGGTCGAGTGGACGCCGGCCACCGGCGAGATGACGCTGTGGGCCTCGACGCAGGCGCCGCACGAACTGGGCGCCTTCTGCGCCCGCCTGCTCGGCATCCCCGCGCACAACGTGCGGGTCATCACCCGCGACACCGGCGGCGGCTTCGGCCAGAAGGTCGTGCCGATGCGCGAGGACATGTGCATCATGCTGGCCGGCCGCAAGGTGCCCGCCCCGCTGAAGTGGATCGAGGACCGCCGGGAGAACCTGATGTCGGCCGGGCAGGCCCGCCACGTCGACGGCAAGGTGCGCATGGCGCTCGACGAACAGGGCGCGATCCAGGCGGTCGACATCGACTTCACCTACGACATCGGGGCCTACCCGACCCCGTACCCGGTGCTGACCACCGCGGCCGTCGGCATGTTCTTCCCGGGCCCGTACCGGGTGCCCAAGGCCAGCTTCAACTACCGCACGGTGTTCTCCAACACCGCCGGGCTGGCCGCCTACCGCGGCCCGTGGCAGTACGAGACCCTCGCGCGCGAGGTGCTCCTGGACATCGCCGCGCGCAAGATGGGCATCGACCCGGTGGAGCTGCGGCGGCGCAACATCCTGCGCGGCGACGAGATGCCGTACTTCAACCCCAACGGCATGCCGTACGACCACGTCGCGCCGGCCGACACGTTCGAGCAGGCCGTCAAGATCCTCGACCACGAGGGCTTCCGCAAGGAGCAGGCCGAGGCGCTGGCCGAGGGCCGCTACATCGGGCTCGGGTTCGCCGCCTACATCGAACCCACCGGCGCGGCGACGGGCCATCTGGCCGCCGAGGGCGCCACCATCCGGATCGAGCCGACCGGCAAGGTCAACGTCTACGTCAACGGCGGCTCGGCAGGTAACAGCATCGAGACGACGGTGGTGCAGCTGACCGCCGACGCGCTCGGCGCCGACATCGACGACGTCGCCACCATCCAGGGCGACACCGCGGTCACCCCGTACGGCGCGGGCACCCAGGGCAGCCGCAGCGGCCCGATGACCGCCGGTGCGGTCGCCGAGGCGGGCGCGAAGCTGCGCAAGCAGATCATCGCGATGGCCGCACCGCGCCTGGAGGTCGACGAGTCCGAGGTCGAGCTCGAGGGGTCGCGGGCGGTGGTGCGCGGAAATCCGGACCGCAGCGTGAGTTTCGCCGAGCTGGCGTACACCGCCTACTACGAACCGCAGCAGCTGCCGCCGGGGGTGCCCGCAACACTGGAGGCCACCGCGCGGTTCACCTCGCAGGCCCCGATCCACTGGGCCAACGCCACCCACGCCTGCACCTGCGAGGTCGACATCGAGACCGGCCGGGTGACGCTGACCCGCTACATCGTCAGCGAGGACGTCGGCCCGATGATCAACCCGAACGTCGTCGAGGGCCAGATCGCCGGCGGCACCGTGCAGGGCATCGGCGGTGCGCTGCTGGAGGACATGGCCTACGACAACGACGGCAACCCGCTGTCGAGCACGTTCGTCGACTACCTGCTGCCGACGGCCACCGAGGTGCCGCCGATCGAGTACGGCCACGTCGAGATCCCCGGCCCCGGCGTCGGCGGCTACAAGGGCGTCGGCGAGGGCGGCGCGATCGGCTCGACCCCCGCCGTCATCAACGCGATCAACGACGCCCTGGCCCCGCTCGGCGTCACGATCACCCGTCTGCCCGCCAGCCCTGCCGCGATCGTCGAGGCGATCGAGCAAGCCCAACAGTAA